A part of Pseudomonas sp. HR96 genomic DNA contains:
- a CDS encoding SDR family oxidoreductase has protein sequence MSKVMLITGGSRGIGAATALQAVAQGYAVCINYLRDARAAQLLCQELEARGGRAIAVQADVSVERDVERLFQEVDERLGRLTVLVNSAGTVGQASRLESMDWHRIRQVFATNVFGTVMCCKHAILRMSNKHGGTGGAIVNVSSAASRLGSACEYVDYAASKGAVDSLTIGLAKEVAPDGIRVNAVRPGFIRTDFHALSGDSDRVEKFKSRLPMGRGGEPEEVAAAVLWLLCEQSSYVTGSFIDLAGGL, from the coding sequence ATGTCCAAAGTCATGCTGATTACTGGAGGCAGTCGCGGGATTGGCGCAGCAACTGCATTACAGGCAGTGGCGCAGGGGTACGCAGTGTGTATCAACTACCTGCGCGACGCCCGAGCCGCTCAGTTACTGTGCCAGGAACTTGAAGCTCGCGGTGGCAGAGCCATTGCCGTACAGGCCGACGTCAGTGTCGAGCGCGACGTCGAACGGTTGTTTCAGGAAGTCGACGAGCGATTGGGCCGGCTCACGGTGCTGGTCAACAGTGCAGGCACCGTAGGCCAGGCGAGTCGGCTGGAAAGCATGGACTGGCACCGGATCAGGCAGGTGTTTGCCACCAATGTGTTCGGGACGGTGATGTGTTGTAAACACGCGATTTTGCGTATGTCAAATAAACACGGCGGTACGGGTGGCGCCATCGTCAACGTTTCGTCGGCAGCCTCCCGCCTTGGATCGGCGTGCGAGTATGTGGACTATGCAGCCTCCAAGGGCGCAGTGGACAGCCTGACCATCGGTTTGGCTAAGGAGGTAGCGCCGGATGGCATCCGAGTCAACGCGGTAAGACCTGGCTTCATTCGCACCGATTTTCACGCTTTGAGCGGTGATTCGGACCGGGTCGAGAAATTTAAGTCCCGCTTGCCTATGGGGCGTGGCGGCGAACCAGAAGAAGTGGCAGCTGCTGTTTTGTGGTTGCTTTGCGAACAGTCTTCTTACGTGACCGGCAGCTTTATCGATCTGGCGGGAGGGCTATAA